The Antennarius striatus isolate MH-2024 chromosome 11, ASM4005453v1, whole genome shotgun sequence genome window below encodes:
- the LOC137603497 gene encoding SLC35A4 upstream open reading frame protein-like, protein MANDKNPLDQLKDLVELKDQLEDIQRRVTEEIQVGVPPGGSLLASPFLKGFLAGYIVARLRSSALMGVLVGTCTGIYAAQNYAVPDIEDTVKEYMRNLKGRSK, encoded by the exons ATGGCTAATGACAAG AATCCCCTGGACCAGCTGAAGGACCTTGTTGAGCTGAAGGACCAGTTGGAGGATATTCAAAGACGTGTGACGGAGGAGATCCAAGTTGGGGTTCCTCCA GGAGGCAGTTTGCTGGCCTCTCCGTTCCTGAAGGGGTTTCTTGCGGGGTACATTGTTGCCAGACTACGATCTTCAGCATTGATGGGTGTTCTGGTCGGAACATGTACAGGAATCTATGCAGCACAAAATTACGCTGTTCCTGACATTGAGGACACAGTCAAGGAATACATGCGCAACTTGAAAGGAAGGAGTAAATGA